Part of the Solanum pennellii chromosome 10, SPENNV200 genome is shown below.
TTAGCATATGATTAAAAAGTACATCCAATTCGACCTCCTGCTATTAATCTGTTGGATATCACCAAAATTCATGGTCCAGTTCAACTAAAACTCCATATATAGAAAATACTCCCTTTCCTAGGCTACATGTTTGCTTTGATTTAGGTTATGTTTCTCCTGTCTGAGATTAATGTTCTTCTAGTTCCGTGATGTTATTCGAGCTACTCTTTAGttcatatgaattatgataCATGAGTATGATCCAGGAATAAGTTTCCTTAGGATGATGAAGCTCTGGTCCTTGTACATAAATTTAACCTTTCAGCTTTTGAAATATATGGTGATTTTTCAAACTTATCTTGGTGTTGCAGCTGAATATGATGGTGACAGGTTCATAACTTTGCAGGATGGTGTATGGAAAGTAAGTCAACAGGGAGTTGTTTTTAGCAGTTCAATTTTATCTGTCTTAGCATGTCACCTCAATAATATTCATGTATATATCAATTTGTACTTGTAAATTTCAGGCCTAACGAAATCCGGTATCTTTTGACCATCTATACAAGCAAAAACCTGTGTACTTGTTATATAGTTTTCTAGAATATTTTGTAGAttaatttttctgatttttaacAGCCTTAAACATTTTGGGCAGGCTACACCTTTACTTCTTACAGTAGCGGTTATTGAACTCAGTGATATTGCATTCGCTGTGAGTTTTCTGTTCATGCTGGATTTGACATATCTTAAAGGCTAGCATACCTGTTTGTTTCCGTCCTAACAACAATGTTGTGTTCTTCTCAGGTTGATTCTATACCAGCAGTTTTTGGTGTCACAAGAGATCCTTTCATAGTTTTCACATCCAATCTCTTTGCAATTTTAGGTAAAGCCCGTGTTCTTTACTTTGCTTCTTAATTTAAGTTTTTAACCACAAGTGCTAAAAAAAAAAGCCAATTACTTGTGATATTTGGCATATGTTGTTCTATGATTTGTAAAGGACATTTCGTTGACGTTTTTTCATCAATTCATATAGATTGAGGACTCATGTGCATGGAGTTAGTTGTTCACGAAAAAATCTGTCTTGTTTTTACTCATTCTGATTTCGCGAAGAAGTAGATTTTTATCTATTACCCTTCTGCGAAATATGTTTTTCTTCCGTATAAGCTAGGTGACCAACCTAGCTCTTCTTATGCAGGATTGAGGTCATTGTACACACTCATTTCTGAAAGTATGGGGGAGTTGGAATATCTACAGGTGAGTATTGACTTGCTTTTATAAGTCTCTGCTTGCTGTTTTATAACAGCCATTCACTCAATCATCCCAAGTCAGTCATGATTGCTCAAGTTAAAGCCCTTGTTCTACAGATATGAAACAGTAGCATTAAGATAGTAAATAATACAAATCAAACTAGCCGCTAGTGGATGATAATTTTTAACTAAGATCCAATTTCTGTTCAGCCTTCCATTGGTGTTGTCCTGGGATTCATTggaatcaaaatgatcctagACTTTTTCGGTAAGTTTCTGCAAACATCAGTTGAGCCTTTTTCCTCTTACAACTGAAATCCCAGGTAAGAGTCTTAACTGATATCAAAATTCACGCAGGATACCATGTTTCCACAGAGGCGTCTCTTGGTGTCGTAGCAACATGCCTAAGCGCTGGAGTCTTGCTTAGTCTTGTAAAGAAATCTGATCAATGAGTTTGGGTGCTCTCTCGAGATCATGTTCTTTAGGAGGATAGAAGAGATATCTATggtgttcctttttttttcttctctttgtcGTTGTCTTGAACTTTCTCTGTCAAATGTACTTTGACAATGACAAAATTAACAATCTTTTAACATGTTTCTTTTTGTAATGATTTGATTTCTTAATACAACTCAGGTTGGGATGAGTTATTACAACGATCATCTTCTTGCCATATATCCATGGACAACACTTGATCTTTCTTATCTCAATAATATGGGGAGTCAACAAGTCATTTTAATGAGACTGATGACAGCAAATTGAAAAGTCAACCAAcaatgaaagaagaagaaaacaaaatgtTCTTGTAGTAGCATTCAAGAGTCATATATGCTAGCTTGTAGTATTACAATTTTAAGAGTTCTCCTGGAAAATGTCATTTCAACTTACATAGCTGCAGAAATAAACTGAATCACGCGATTGTACATGATAATGAGCTATTCTAATACATACTTGCACTCGTAAACACAAGCCATGTCTGTACAACAAAAATACCGGACCAGGATTTGGAGGTTTACCAAAGAATGACGAAAACCACAAATCGGACAAACATAAATTACCTATTAATGCAATAATTAACAGGAACTAGCAGCTTCAACTGAGAAAGAACAAGGGAGGACCTCATAGTTGGTCTGATTTCTGagggaaaaaatatttgttgCCCCAAATATAGTTCAGGTGATTGAACCTGCACTCTAGGTGCCACTGATTGTGGTTTGTTATCTGTACTTTCAACTTAGCTGATATTCAAGAGGTTCCAGCCTTGGCTCCCCCTTTTTTGATGATCTTGTTTTGTTCCCATCACCCATCTAGTTCATAGCTCCATTTTAACCTTTTTTGCAGCTTGTCACCATCGTTTCATCCTAGGTGAAGTAGCAGGTCCTGGCCGTGAAGTTTGGATGCCCCCTCGGGTTTCATGGTCAAACTTTTGTGAAGCAAGGTAAGTCAAAGCCGTGACAACGTCTGCTATGACTGGACGCATGTTAGGTTGCTCCTGAACACACATTGCTGCAACTGCTAGAGCTTGGTACATGCCTCTTACTGGATAATGGCCTTGTAGCATAGGATCAGCCATCTGTGAGAACTTCCTCCGATCTTTGAACAATGGTCTTGCCTGATATACAGAGCACAACTATATAATTAGAAACTTGGTTCTCTTTATGGCTGCCTAACAGAAAAGAACAATCTACAAATTCTACATCAACCCCGCCCTCCACACATATAATGCCCCATGTAACCAAAGAGGACCTAAACTCTATAAATCTCTCCTTTGCTCCATTTGACGcacaatagaggatcaagatttTCCTTAAACATCACATATACGAGAACTTGAAAGAAATTCTAGACTTCCGACACTGAATGTTCCACTACCTTCCAGCTTTAAATGGAGATTAACAGCACGTCTACATCAACTGAAATACCCAACCTTGCCCCTATCCCCATGGTGAAGATGCATTGCTTCAAGTGGTGTCAACTGACACCGTTCCATTGAGCAGCACGTCAACATCAACTGGTTCACCCAGCCTTAAGAATGATAGTACATTTGTTATTTCATTCAGGAAAAAAAATACTCTAGATCTTCCACAAAGGATCCTAAAGTCACTTAAACGCATTTTCTTCCAGATAGTgcactaaaattttcaaaccgTATTAAATCAGCAAATAACCAGTTTTTTAACTCATTCATTGAACTCATCTTATGGATTTTGCAGATTACTGTAGAGACATTTTGTAACTGTCCGATAATACTTCTTTCCCTTCTATAGTTGAACAACTATACCTATAGAGATCATAATACATCAATGAAACAACAATCCACCACCGAAAAAAGAGTTGCCAAAAAGCTGTATGATAAGGAAATCATACCCATATAACCAGATTGAAATCTCCTCCAGTTTTTGAACTTTCAATTGCTTTCCTGCCTGTAATAATCTCCAGGAGGACTACCCCAAAGCTGTAAACATCTGACTTCAAAGTCAATTGTCCTGTCATGGCATACTCTGGTGCACAGTACCCATAAGTACCCATAACTCTTGTAGAAACATGGGTGTTATCCCCTACAGGCCCCAATTTGGCCAACCCGAAGTCAGAGAGCTTCGCGTGATAACCCTCACCAAGTAAAATGTTGGAGCATTTCAAATCACGATATATTACAGGGGGACTTGCACTGTGTAGATATTCCAATCCTTTTGCTGCTCCGGCAGCAATTTTCATTCTTGTGTTCCAATCTAGCCGTTCCTTACCTGGCGTAGGATCTGCAGAGCAATACTTCAATTCCAAATTTAATCCGacttcaaataaaatgaaaaggaaagtcTATCTAAGAAATATTACCATGAAGATGGTCCTCCAATGATCCTAATGGCATATATTCGTAGACCAGAAGTCTCTGATCTCCATCAGCACAATAGCCAATTAGATTTACAAGGTTAGGATGGTGTAACAGACTTAACATCAGCACTTCGACAAGAAATTCCCTGTTGCCCTGCAATCCATTACGATCTAGTTGCTTGATGGCGACGACCTGCACCATTAAAAGTCAACAAAAGGTGTTAAACTTCAGCTCCAGCTAACAACTTAGACGTGAGAAGCAAACCATCAAGCATGGTGGCAACACTAGAAGAAAATGTAAATGACTTTGTCAGTTATACCTTTGCCTATTTCAACTCGAACCtcacatatatgtgagcaaaggGAATTGAGCCCAATTAGCTCAACGAAAATGATAAAAACCCTAATAGAAACCAAAGTATCCATGAAATGTACATCACCACTTGTTAGAAAGAAGAAAAGCATTTTCCTTATTTGAGTAAGGCCTAGTCTCACTTTGCAGATGCTAAAGAACAAAAGTGAAATTTACGTTTCAGATTTCTCATGAAACTAAAAACTCAAGTGACCCATGACCCAGTGTTCCACCTTTTGCCAATTGACAGACTGGAAAGAAGTCCCAAGTGTTGACCCTCTGCAAATGAGCCAACTGAAAATAACATAGTTATGCTCATCTGAAAGGGACAAAAGTCTGCGGCCGTGGCTCAGTAAGAATCAAGAAGCAAAATCAGTAAAATACTCCGAAGATTTACAGAACAGCATTATTCAGTAGGAAGTGCAACAGAATCTCGTACATTAGAGGCAAACCAAACTATTGATTTCTTTGTTACGTTCCATTATTAGCAAAAAGCAAAAAAGACTTGATGAGAATTGACCTGATTGGACTCGATCACCCCTTTGTAAACTCTACCAAAGCCTCCTTCTCCAAGAAGATAATCACCTCGGAAATTTTTTGTTGCAGCTGCTAAATCACGAAATATAAAAGTCTTGGCTGCAATTTGGTTGGACCCTGCATCCTTATCAACTTCCTTTGAGCGTAATGAATTCTTTGATTTCAACTTATCTaagacaagaaaataaaatagaaaagtaaGCAAAAGCATGACATTGAAGTGAGGCAACGAGTGTTCAGAAATAAGAAGGATGATTGACAAGAGGGGAAAATGACATCTAAACTTTTTTGTTGGTTCAACTTAGGGATGGGGGAGGTTGTTTGAAGTTTGAACTATGAATCGTCATTAACTATAAAAGATTGCTTAAAATTTGAACTATGAAACTTCACTAGTTGATGTTGGTTACATTAGAAATTTTAATATCGCATAATATGGCATAAGCTACCAAACACAGCAACAATTGACAAGCTTAGAATAATGGTACCAATAATTTATCTATGACAACCAttgttcttcaaaattttagtAATGCACAATTCACATTTTTACCTGATAGCAGATAACTAgttatgtgatatgatatgctgagataaaaaagttaaaaactcCAAAATCTATATATTGTGAAATGGAGAAGCTGCAAATCTTTGGAGGTCAAAGTGTTTTTGTCCTTTTCTTATTTTGTCCACTAGACGATATTGTCGATGATTCTTTCCACCAAGGCATAGTCAGATAGGAAAAGATCAACATTTCATTTTCTCATTCCAGCTTCACCCCCTTGGATCCAACTACAACCTAGACTAAATTAACCAGAGGGAGCAGGTCATCCAGCACTTCCATAACATACCACCACAACAATCAAGTAGCATAACATTTAAATTTCAAGTCACTGATTATGATATCAAGATCCAGATCAAAGTACCCCTGATGGTAAACAGCTGAATATCCAAGACTCATAAGTAAAAAACCCAAAACAACCAAACCCACAAAAATTGGACAAACATAAAGCAATCCCATTTCAGCAAATCAAACATTCAGTTGACTTTATAAACAAAGATTACAATTTTACAACTTGAATATCCAAGAATCAGAAGTAAAAACCCAAAATAACCAAAACCCACAAAAATTAAACACACATGAAGCAACCCCATTTCACCAAATCAAACAATCAGTTGATTATATACACAAAGATTTCAACTTTCAGCTTGAGTATCCAAGAATCAGAAGTAAAAACCCAAAACAACCAAACCCCACAAAAACTAGACAAATATAGAGCAACCCCATTTCACCAAATCAAACAATCAGTTGACTATATACACAAGATTACAACTTTTAAGCTTAAATATCCAAGAATCAGAAGTAAAAACCCAAAAcaaccaaaacaaacaaaaattaaacaaaaataaagcaaCTCCATTTCACCGAATTAAACAATCAGTTGACTATATACACAAAGATTACAATTTTACAGCTTAAATATCCAAGAATCAGAACTAAAAACCCAAAACACACAAAAACTAAACAAACATAAAGCAATCCCATTTCACCAAATCAAACAATCAGTTGACTATATACACAAAAAAGTACAACTTCACAGTTAGAATAACCAAGAATCAGAAGTAAAAAACAAAccccaaaaaattaaacaaacatAAAGCAGCCCCATTTCACCAAATCAAACAATCAGTTGACTATATACACAAAAATTACAAATTCACAACTTGAATATCCAAGAATCACAAGTAAAAACCAAAAACAACCAAACCCCAACAATAATTAAACAAACATAAAGCAACCCCATTTCACCAAATCAAACAATCAATTGACTATATACACAAAGATTACAACTTTACAGCTTAAATATCCAAGAATCAgaagtaaaaaaacaaaacatccaaaaatcaaacaaacataAAGCAACCCCATTTCACCAAATCAAACAATCAGTTGATTATATACACAAAAATCACAACTTGTGCAGATTGATAAATACCAGTAGAGTGCCGGCCCGAATCGactgaatttttcttctttgaggTCTGTTTGGATGGTCCAGAACAAGGAAACCAAcccatttttttttcctttgcaACTTGAGAGAGGCGAAGTTTTTGCACAGCTGATTAGCTGTCTACAAAAGTGAAGACGGAGGATTAAACCTTTTCGTGGCTCTttcgtttctttttttttttttactgtttttaTTACAATAATTGTCggaattttgtaattttttgttttaagtaAGAGTAAATAATTCATATGACTTCACTTGTAAAGTTGGTTGACTTGGTCAATTCAGacaaaaaccttttttttttttaaataaaaaattatttgagcaACCTACTGCACcattgattttaatttgaaattaagccgccctttaattaaaaaataatatttggacAATTATAAGGACTTAAACATGTGAAAtgcttcattatttttatttttttaaataaaattcaatgaaCTTTTGTCATAGATgtaaagtaatatttttttactcatCATAGACATAATTACCTTTTCATTTGAATCATTCAAgctcaaagaaataaaaaatctcaaaGTTTTACTTGTATCATTTTAAActtgagattttattttattttgaaatttgaattatctccttctcaaattctcagataatatcataaagttGTATTCCGCAATAAGGGAATGCCGAAGGTAGGGCTAGTGACTGAAGTGAAGTTGTACCAAAATAGTTGTATCGAAGGTGCGGCTCAATCACTTCGCTTGTTGAGTATTTTGATTTGACACTGCTTCACACCCCCAAAAAAGAAAGGCATCTGAATTAAACTTTTTCTCTCTCGACGGTAAAGTAAGACCAAGCTCATGAGCTTATTATTATCTTAACTCGAAACAAGTTGATAGGACACCTCTTTTACGTCCATGCATTCCCATGAGGCGACATAAAGGcgaaaaaatatatcaataaattcaatatattgGATTTAATTTGTATAAGTTTGACCTCTAACATAATATTCTTGAATTTCGAATTGTAAAAACTTATATCCATAACAATATCCTAAAACTGAACATTCCAAGACAATGTTATAGAGtaaaaagaaaacttttaagGTAGTGTCCCAAAGTTTgaaaaagattaagaaaaatatgaagaagtggACCTCTACTGCttctaattaagaaaataaggacaaaataatattgtacatgaaaattggctaatttttaattgatatttcaaaTGTTGTTTAGAttttaattactaattttaaaataggTTATTAACAGATTCGATAATCCATAAAGATAAGATAAGATTTGCATATATCCTATCCTTTTACGTTTCATTTGTGAGGTCATATTGAATGAATTGTTATCGTCTTATCGTCTAAAACTGCATCTTTCTCTATTAACTCTGCCAAGGAGCTGTTTTTGAGTCAATCCACCTACCTTAAAATCTTAGTTCAAATGTTACGATTAATAACAATgatgttttttgaaaaaacttattTACATATACTtaaaacttctaaaaactcTTCAAAGATATAAGTTTAGAGGTTGATTACATTTTGTTAATTAAAGATAGAAATACATATCATCATGTCACCACAGTCTTTATCGCATATATAATTCAAGGGTCATCGTTATTTTTGAAGCAATTTTTACGTATTGATGAgaagaataatgaaaagattCTTTAGAATATACTACTTGATAATGTGGAGGCCAGGAATCTTTTATTGATAGGTAATCTTCATATATTAGTGCCCTATATTTCTTGAGGACTAAGATTTTCTTCATAAGCtcagattttttttgttataaataataGGAATATTTTCAGTTAAACTTTTATTGTgttataagaagaaaaagggtTTATTTGTTATCTTCATCCTATGAATATTTTCACATATAACACATTATTCACGTAGAGTTCTATGATGGAAACTAGGTGTTtccaatttgttttttttttaaaaaaaaatggtataATGTTTCGACTTTgcttataaaatttgtattatatcattgttttacataattaaaatatgacCTTTTGAGTCGTTTTTTGTGTTGGTACtgtttgatttttttccttcatattttgaaaagaatCATGTAAAAGAAACGTAAGTGAAAGTTAGAACATGAGAACGTaacattcatatattttttttactttttaaaagacGATTAATTAAGAGAATATAAAATACCACTAgaatagatagatatatatatcaCATTATTTGACAGTATAAAACAAATTTAGCAATTTACATGatgtaataaataattattcaaaaaaaaatggatgaatATACATAACTTGCcacaaaaaatgtaatttcttgaaaatgattttaattttctagatATCTATAGAATAAGAAATATTgcaattaaaaaagaatgtggAGCACCACTCATCCTCACCCACCTCCTACAACtaagaaataaatattaattttctcttctGCTATTCTATTGGtcaagataataaaaataattttttgaatgatCCATTGCCATTTGTCAAGCAACTCAGTATATAAATTATGTGTTGCAATTACAGTTTTCTTGTTTTCCCACCACGTAGGTGGTACACATGCTCATCTAATTTGAATTCacgttaaaaatattttgtattaaaagataaaaaaatattatttatactcAGAGTTTAAATAATAaacctttaaaaataaaaaatatttataactttATCAAAACTTTTTGTTGATAGCGTtgtgattaataaaaatatgataccTATATATATACCGTATGTAGGTACAGAGAgagatttaaagaaaatgactaTTATCAAATGCAATCAATGTacatcaagtcatattaatgattaattaCACTAAACGAAACCTACATCAACACCCTATAGAAATGCACCACAGCATTGTTAACTGTAATTAAAGTTGACCATCCATCAATTTAATATAAGTAAACAACTAAATAGaaagttgagattcttgattacctAATAATAGAGATTCTTTGACCAAAATCTTGTTTATAAAACACTTAATAAtcatttctcaaataattttaCCAAATAGATACTGTTTCCCCTTAGTTTTGAGAagttcataatttcataaaatatttttcaaaacaaagaaattttCTTATAGAAGTTTGGCTAAACACCCGGGCCAAGCACATGGATACCATTTGCCAAAATCACAAGTAAACTTGTACCTCAACCAAAAGCAATTTATGAAAAAGGTTGCTTTTGTTTGCATTATGGTATTCAACAATTTATAGTTCAAAGGATACACAGAATTTGACATAAGATGGGATCTCTAAGAAACGGGATAAGGAGATATACCAAATAAAATCACGATACAGAGTCATCTTTGGTAGGAAACACTTTATCCCTCGTAGTAAAACTTCCCAGTAGAAATCTCGATTAGTTAGATGCCTCAAAGTCGATACCAAGTggaaaataataacaaaaaagaaataacataatacaCAAGGTAATCAAATGGTATATATACCTTTTCTATCTCGAGGCTTACTCCTGGCCCTGTACGGTATAAAACGTCTCGCCTCGCCTCACACCCGCCTTTTTAAACACTGCTCACAGTACAAGACACTATTATAAACAAActtacttgatgcatgaaaGATCAGGAATTACAGTCTAAATGATCATTTACAGTATCGTTTGGGTTGTTTTTGCTCTGCCTGCCTCATAAAATGTCCTCAAACACCTGGCCACTGTTCAGCTAGTCTCGTTCTGTTTTAGTATAAAACCGAAATATACAATTCAAGGAAGAAAAGATTAACGCTACTACACCATTCGGATTCAAATGGATGGATG
Proteins encoded:
- the LOC107002267 gene encoding probable serine/threonine-protein kinase PBL7, coding for MGWFPCSGPSKQTSKKKNSVDSGRHSTDKLKSKNSLRSKEVDKDAGSNQIAAKTFIFRDLAAATKNFRGDYLLGEGGFGRVYKGVIESNQVVAIKQLDRNGLQGNREFLVEVLMLSLLHHPNLVNLIGYCADGDQRLLVYEYMPLGSLEDHLHDPTPGKERLDWNTRMKIAAGAAKGLEYLHSASPPVIYRDLKCSNILLGEGYHAKLSDFGLAKLGPVGDNTHVSTRVMGTYGYCAPEYAMTGQLTLKSDVYSFGVVLLEIITGRKAIESSKTGGDFNLVIWARPLFKDRRKFSQMADPMLQGHYPVRGMYQALAVAAMCVQEQPNMRPVIADVVTALTYLASQKFDHETRGGIQTSRPGPATSPRMKRW